A window of the Cygnus atratus isolate AKBS03 ecotype Queensland, Australia chromosome 4, CAtr_DNAZoo_HiC_assembly, whole genome shotgun sequence genome harbors these coding sequences:
- the PPP1R3B gene encoding protein phosphatase 1 regulatory subunit 3B yields the protein MHCARVLDYFPHKQVMAVDVAMQLYLCSSPLRREGCACKIAPKPNKPLRPCIQLNSKAVLTGPEEAANSFTHNKVKKKVSFADSRGFALTMVKVFSEFDDPLDIPFNITELIDNIVGLTTVERDSFVLDFVQPSADYLDFRNRLQTDCVCLENCMLKERSVVGTVKVKNLAFEKSVRIRMTFDTWKNFVDYPCQYVKDTYGGSDRDTFSFDISLPEGIQSHERVEFAISFECNGKVYWDSNRGTNYRIIRSELKSAQEAICPPRGPDFGSAFDQFGSPRCSYGLFPEWPSYSGYEKLGPYY from the exons ATGCACTGCGCCAG AGTATTAGACTATTTTCCTCACAAACAAGTGATGGCTGTGGATGTAGCAATGCAGCTGTACCTGTGCTCTTCACCCCTGCGAAGAGAGGGGTGTGCCTGCAAAATTGCTCCAAAGCCAAACAAGCCATTGCGGCCGTGCATCCAGCTGAACAGCAAGGCGGTGCTGACTGGACCAGAAGAGGCAGCAAACTCCTTCACACACAACAAAGTGAAGAAGAAGGTGTCGTTTGCGGACAGTAGAGGCTTTGCTCTGACGATGGTGAAGGTGTTCTCGGAGTTTGATGATCCCCTCGATATTCCTTTCAACATCACCGAGCTGATTGACAACATTGTGGGTCTGACAACGGTGGAGAGGGACAGCTTTGTCCTGGATTTTGTTCAGCCTTCTGCGGACTACCTGGACTTCAGAAACCGTCTCCAGACGGACTGTGTGTGCCTTGAAAACTGTATGTTGAAGGAGCGGTCTGTTGTGGGCACAGTGAAAGTGAAGAATCTGGCTTTTGAAAAGAGCGTGAGGATCAGGATGACATTTGACACCTGGAAAAACTTTGTAGACTACCCATGCCAGTATGTCAAGGATACATATGGAGGGTCAGATCGGGACACGTTTTCCTTTGACATCAGCTTGCCTGAGGGAATTCAATCCCATGAAAGAGTTGAGTTTGCCATCTCCTTTGAGTGTAATGGCAAAGTGTACTGGGACAGCAACAGAGGCACAAACTACCGGATCATACGGTCGGAACTGAAGTCTGCCCAGGAAGCCATTTGCCCCCCGCGTGGCCCTGACTTTGGCAGTGCCTTTGACCAGTTTGGGAGCCCTCGCTGTTCCTATGGCCTGTTCCCTGAGTGGCCAAGCTATTCAGGCTACGAGAAGTTGGGGCCTTACTATTGA